The Flammeovirga yaeyamensis genome segment ATGGAGCGTTAGATTATTGGGAGCTTGCCCAAGAAGTATCTCAAAGACTACCTTAAATTTACACCGAAATCTCTTTATCATGGCTAAAAAAAGTTTTTCTGGAGGACTTGACTCTCTTTTAGGGGGAGCACCTTCATCAAATAATCAAAACGAAGAAAAAAAGGAAGTTCCAAAAAAAGAAGCAATACCTGCAGTAAAGGTCATACCTCAAAATTCTTCTCAGCTAAATGCACTTACAGATAAGCAAAAAAGTAAAATTAAGGCGTTGGCAGAGAAAGAAGGACGTACTGAAAATGAGATTATTCGCGAGGCTATTGCTTTTTACTTGGATTTTCAAGTAGATTTATAGTAGAATAAACCTTATGTGAATGAAAGACTATATACTAACACTGCTTATTTTATTTAATACCTTATCAATCTCAGCCCAAAACATTGGAATTGTTCCTTCTACTGAAGGAATAAAGGTATCAAAAGATGGAAAGGAGTTCATCAATCCCTTCTTTGGTGGATTGAATGCTCCTCAATTTTCTAATCTAGACCTCGATTTAGATGGCAACAACGATTTAGTAATATTCGATCGTACCTCAAGAAAAGTCTACACTTTTTTATGGAAATCGGACGATTGGATACATGCTCCAGAATATGAATTGATCTTTCCTCAAAACGTTCGCTTTTGGATGCAATTGATTGATTTTAATCAAGATGGAACAAAAGATTTAATTATTGGAGAAGAGGATGGCATCTATTTATACAAAAACACTTCTACTGGGAGTAAAGTAGCTTTTGATAAAACTCCTCAGCAATTATTCTCCACGACTTTCTCGGGGAATCCTACTCCTCTATCCTCATCCTTATCAGATACTCCGGCTATCGTAGATGTCAATAACGACGGCCTTGTAGACTTTGTCACCTTTGTACAAGGATTGGGTGGAACAGTGGAATCACACATCAATCAAGGAATTGAAAATGGCACCCCTACCTTTAAGAAGACCACCGACTTTTGGGGAAACTTCCAAGAATGTGGTGACTGTGCTACCTATATTTTTGGCAACGAACAGTGTCCTTCTAATCAGAAAATAATGCACTTGGGTGCTTCTATAACATTGCATGATGTAAATGGCAATGGTTTATATGACTTAATAATTGGAGAAAAAGAGTGTAACAACTTGGTTTTTCTTCCCAACAAAGGTACTGCCTCAGAAGCAGTATTTGATGAAGTAACAGTTAATTTCCCTGATAATCATCCTATACTATTTCCAGATTTCCCTGCCGCTTATTTCATAGATACAAACAACGATCAAGTTCAGGACATGATCATCGCTCCGAATGTGGATGAAAACGATTTAAACCTGACTGATTTCTCAAAATACATTTGGCGATACACCAATACAGGTACACCTTCTAGCCCCGTATGGACGCTTCAAGAAGAGGATTTTTTACAAAATACTGGTATTGATGTTGGGCAACGTTCCCGTCCTGCTCTATATGATGTAGATCAAAATGGGACACTCGATTTACTCATAGGTTACAGAAATGCTTATGATGCTGATGAAAACCCAATTGGTGGAGGAATTACTTACTACAAAAACATTGGAAGTAATGAAAACCCATCTTTCGAATGGGTGACCGATAATTATTTAAATATTATCGAGTGGGGAATGATTGATATTTATCCTCAAATAGTCGATTGGAATGGAGATGGAAAGTTGAACCTCATTATCAGTGGTGCAGTACCTAACAGCAATCAAGCCGGAGCCTATCTATTTGATTTTGCTACTGATTATTCTTCCGATAAGACACCACAACTTATTTATGCTCATCGTCCAGACGATGTAGTCTATTTTTATGACATCAACCAAGACGGTAAAGCAGATCTATTGCATGGTAAATTTTCGGGTAGTCTAGAGTATCATCAACAACAAGAAAATGAGTCATTTCAGTTAGAAGATGAGGCCTATTTAGGGTTATCGGGTGATATTCTTAGAAAGTATCCATCGGCATTCATTTATGACCTTAACAATGATGGAAATTTAGACCTCTTGGTTTGGGATGATTCCGGTACTCCTAGAATTTGGAGAGACTTTAAAAGTGACTCTCCCGAGTACCAAGGTCGTGCTTTTTTCTCTCCGATTGATAACGAATTTAATGCCTACACATATGGAAATAGATTAAATAGTGTAATACTAAATAACTATTTGATAACAGGTTCAGAAAGTGGTGGTATCACAATAGCAACCCTTGATGAATACGATCAGCCCTTATCCATTCCAGACAACAGTTTTAATGAAAGTGTGCTATCTGTTTATCCCAATCCTGCTTCACAAGAGGTGAAACTAAGAAACACAACCAATAATGATTTACAGATTACTATATATAATCATCTAGGGCAATACGTGGATAGGTTTATTTTAAAAGGTGAAAGTATAAAAGTAGAAAATACCCAACAATGGAGCAGAGGGGTATATTTTATTAGGGCCGTAGATAGCAACAATAGTATTCAAACATCACGTCTGATACTACAGTAATTAGTGTAATGGATTAAACTTTAATTTAATTTACGAACAGCATCTGTTCGAACGTAATAAGTAAGCAACGTCAAATTTAAGTATGCCTCTAAAGGTCTTTATAAAAACATCTGATGTATTGATTGGACCATCATAATTAGAAGCAATTTCAGTAATTACATTACTTAAGTACTCCTCAGAAAGTTGATCGACATCTTCTTCAGAAGTCACTCCCTGATGATTAATTAAATGATCAGCAATCGTTAGACTCAGATGTTTTTCTCTCTTAGAAAATTCTAGCATAAGCATTTATTTATGTTGATGTTGGTCTTGAACAAGATGTTTTCTCAACAAATAAAGTACTGTTGGTAGTAAATCGTATACTGTTTCTTGTACTTCAATTGTATCAATTACTTCTTGATCAATATATTTATCGGTGTAGAATGACTTTGGAGGATTGTAGAGCGAATCTACAATTGTATTAAACTCCTCTTCATCTACTTCTCCTCTACCACTTAAATAGGTTGCATTCACTATCAATTCGGATAATGTTTGCGCTTGTTGGGTGTTATAACCATAATAGCTGGAATATAGAAGAAACTCCAATATTTCAGGTAATGGCTCTTTATCTACAGGTAGTTTATTGTAGAACTTCCTTAAAGTAGATATAAGATCTAATGTGTCAATAAGTACACAACCATCTTCAATCTGAACAGGAAACATCATCGACATGGCGTACCTTGTTTCTTGAATAAGG includes the following:
- a CDS encoding ribbon-helix-helix domain-containing protein, with protein sequence MAKKSFSGGLDSLLGGAPSSNNQNEEKKEVPKKEAIPAVKVIPQNSSQLNALTDKQKSKIKALAEKEGRTENEIIREAIAFYLDFQVDL
- a CDS encoding FG-GAP-like repeat-containing protein, which gives rise to MKDYILTLLILFNTLSISAQNIGIVPSTEGIKVSKDGKEFINPFFGGLNAPQFSNLDLDLDGNNDLVIFDRTSRKVYTFLWKSDDWIHAPEYELIFPQNVRFWMQLIDFNQDGTKDLIIGEEDGIYLYKNTSTGSKVAFDKTPQQLFSTTFSGNPTPLSSSLSDTPAIVDVNNDGLVDFVTFVQGLGGTVESHINQGIENGTPTFKKTTDFWGNFQECGDCATYIFGNEQCPSNQKIMHLGASITLHDVNGNGLYDLIIGEKECNNLVFLPNKGTASEAVFDEVTVNFPDNHPILFPDFPAAYFIDTNNDQVQDMIIAPNVDENDLNLTDFSKYIWRYTNTGTPSSPVWTLQEEDFLQNTGIDVGQRSRPALYDVDQNGTLDLLIGYRNAYDADENPIGGGITYYKNIGSNENPSFEWVTDNYLNIIEWGMIDIYPQIVDWNGDGKLNLIISGAVPNSNQAGAYLFDFATDYSSDKTPQLIYAHRPDDVVYFYDINQDGKADLLHGKFSGSLEYHQQQENESFQLEDEAYLGLSGDILRKYPSAFIYDLNNDGNLDLLVWDDSGTPRIWRDFKSDSPEYQGRAFFSPIDNEFNAYTYGNRLNSVILNNYLITGSESGGITIATLDEYDQPLSIPDNSFNESVLSVYPNPASQEVKLRNTTNNDLQITIYNHLGQYVDRFILKGESIKVENTQQWSRGVYFIRAVDSNNSIQTSRLILQ